In Candidatus Cetobacterium colombiensis, one genomic interval encodes:
- a CDS encoding methylaspartate ammonia-lyase has protein sequence MRIVDVVCSAGKTGFYFDDQRAIKKGAGHDGFAYVGEPVTEGFTSIRQAGEAISVQLILEDGQVAFGDCAAVQYSGAGGRDPLFLAKDFIPVIEKEIAPKLIGKELDNFKLLAEEFDRMLLNGKRLHTAIRYGITQALLDAVAKTRKVTMAEVIQKDYNTGLEISKRPIFTQSGDNRYENADKMIIKSADVLPHALINHVETKLGNDGGLLLEYVGWLRDRIIHLRDSEDYTPILHIDVYGTIGAIFNCDTVKMADYLQTLVDAAKPFKLRIEGPMDVEDRDKQIEALAALTAEVDRRNMGIELVADEWCNTYEDIAAFADANAGHVVQIKTPDLGGVNNIADAILYCNKVGIGSYCGGTCNETNRSAEVTTNIAMACGALQVLAKPGMGVDEGYMIVFNEMSRVEALVNRRK, from the coding sequence ATGAGAATAGTTGATGTAGTGTGTTCAGCAGGAAAAACAGGTTTTTACTTTGATGACCAAAGAGCTATAAAAAAAGGAGCCGGACATGATGGATTTGCTTACGTTGGAGAACCAGTAACAGAAGGATTTACTTCAATTAGACAAGCTGGAGAAGCAATCTCTGTACAATTAATTTTAGAAGATGGTCAAGTAGCGTTTGGAGACTGTGCAGCAGTACAGTATTCAGGTGCAGGAGGAAGAGATCCTCTATTCTTAGCTAAAGATTTTATTCCAGTGATTGAAAAAGAAATTGCTCCAAAGTTAATAGGAAAAGAGTTAGATAATTTTAAATTATTAGCAGAAGAGTTTGATAGAATGTTATTAAATGGAAAAAGATTACATACTGCTATAAGATATGGAATTACTCAAGCTTTATTAGATGCTGTTGCAAAAACTAGAAAAGTAACTATGGCTGAAGTAATTCAAAAAGATTATAATACAGGATTAGAAATATCAAAAAGACCAATCTTCACTCAATCAGGTGATAATAGATATGAAAATGCAGATAAAATGATAATAAAATCTGCAGATGTACTACCTCATGCTTTAATAAATCATGTAGAGACAAAATTAGGTAATGATGGAGGATTATTACTTGAATATGTAGGATGGTTAAGAGATAGAATTATTCACTTAAGAGATTCAGAGGATTATACTCCAATTTTACACATAGATGTTTATGGAACAATAGGGGCAATATTTAATTGTGATACAGTGAAGATGGCTGATTATCTACAAACACTTGTAGATGCAGCAAAACCATTTAAGTTGAGAATAGAAGGTCCTATGGATGTAGAAGATAGAGATAAGCAAATTGAAGCTTTGGCAGCATTAACAGCTGAAGTAGATAGAAGAAACATGGGAATAGAATTAGTTGCAGATGAGTGGTGTAATACTTATGAGGATATTGCAGCATTTGCTGATGCTAACGCTGGACACGTAGTACAAATAAAAACTCCAGATTTAGGAGGAGTAAACAATATAGCAGATGCAATTTTATATTGTAATAAAGTTGGAATTGGTTCTTACTGTGGTGGAACTTGTAATGAAACTAATAGATCAGCAGAAGTTACTACTAATATAGCAATGGCTTGTGGAGCTCTTCAAGTTTTAGCAAAACCAGGAATGGGTGTTGACGAAGGATACATGATTGTATTTAATGAAATGAGCAGAGTAGAAGCTTTAGTAAACAGAAGAAAGTAA
- a CDS encoding methylaspartate mutase subunit E, with amino-acid sequence MNLKFKKWTDEEFFKMREEVLKQWPTGADVNLEEAVAYHKQLPEHKNFAKKLMDAKSRNITLAQPRAGVALIEQHIELLNFLDKEGGADLLPSTIDSYTRQNKYENCEKGIEESKKAGRSLLNGFPGVNHGVKGCREVVEAVNLPLQLRHGTPDARLLSEIMLAAGYTSNEGGGISYNIPYAKSVSLEQTIRDWQYCDRLVGWYEEQGVSINREPFGPLTGTLVPPSISNAVQIIECLLAAEQGVKNITLGYGQCGNLVQDIAAVRAMMEQAEEYCKEFGYENMQLTSVFHQWMGGFPEDEAKAFGVISNGASAAALAGATKVIVKTPHEAIGVPTKEANAMGIRATKMVLNLLRGQNLPNSEEVQFEKDMIKKEVKQIIDKVLELGNGDLAVGTVKAFEQGVLDIPFAPSKYNAGKMLPARDNNGMIRYLNAGNLPLSDDIKAFHTNKLQERADFEGRPISFQMTVDDIFAVGKGTLIGRPAIK; translated from the coding sequence ATGAATTTAAAATTTAAAAAATGGACTGATGAAGAGTTCTTTAAAATGAGAGAAGAAGTTTTAAAGCAGTGGCCAACAGGAGCAGATGTAAACTTAGAAGAGGCTGTAGCTTATCATAAACAATTACCTGAGCATAAAAACTTTGCAAAAAAATTAATGGATGCAAAATCAAGAAATATAACTTTAGCTCAACCTAGAGCTGGAGTTGCTTTAATCGAACAACATATAGAATTATTAAACTTTTTAGATAAAGAAGGTGGAGCAGATTTATTGCCTTCAACAATAGACTCTTATACAAGACAAAATAAATATGAAAACTGTGAAAAAGGTATAGAAGAATCTAAAAAAGCAGGAAGATCTTTATTAAATGGATTTCCAGGTGTAAACCATGGAGTAAAGGGTTGTAGAGAAGTTGTTGAAGCGGTTAATTTACCATTACAATTAAGACATGGAACACCAGATGCTAGATTATTATCAGAAATCATGTTAGCTGCAGGATATACTTCTAATGAAGGAGGAGGAATATCTTATAACATCCCTTATGCAAAATCAGTAAGTTTGGAGCAAACAATAAGAGACTGGCAATATTGTGATAGATTAGTTGGATGGTATGAAGAGCAAGGAGTCTCTATAAATAGAGAACCATTCGGTCCATTAACAGGAACATTAGTTCCGCCATCAATATCAAATGCCGTTCAAATCATTGAATGCTTATTAGCTGCTGAGCAAGGAGTTAAAAATATAACTTTAGGATATGGTCAATGTGGAAATTTAGTTCAAGACATTGCTGCGGTGAGAGCTATGATGGAACAAGCAGAAGAGTATTGTAAAGAGTTTGGATATGAAAATATGCAATTAACATCTGTATTCCATCAATGGATGGGAGGATTCCCTGAAGATGAAGCTAAAGCTTTTGGAGTTATTTCAAATGGAGCTTCAGCAGCAGCTTTAGCAGGAGCAACAAAAGTTATAGTAAAAACTCCTCATGAAGCTATTGGAGTACCTACAAAAGAAGCTAATGCTATGGGAATTAGAGCAACAAAAATGGTATTAAACTTATTAAGAGGGCAAAATTTACCAAATTCAGAAGAAGTACAATTTGAAAAGGATATGATTAAAAAAGAAGTTAAACAAATTATAGACAAAGTTCTTGAATTAGGAAATGGAGATTTAGCAGTAGGAACTGTTAAAGCGTTTGAGCAAGGAGTTTTAGATATTCCATTTGCACCGTCTAAATATAATGCAGGAAAAATGTTACCAGCAAGAGATAATAATGGAATGATTAGATATTTAAATGCTGGAAATTTACCATTATCAGATGATATAAAAGCTTTCCATACAAATAAATTACAAGAAAGAGCAGATTTTGAAGGAAGACCAATAAGTTTCCAAATGACAGTTGATGATATATTTGCTGTAGGAAAAGGAACATTAATAGGAAGACCAGCAATAAAATAA
- the glmL gene encoding methylaspartate mutase accessory protein GlmL, with the protein MKCYLTIDFGSTYTKLTAIDLVGEKIVATAKDITTVEDDIMIGFDKAYNKLVKQIEKEIPISQVEFVDKIACSSAAGGLKMVAIGLVPELTAEAAKKAALGAGARVMKTYSYELNSREMEEIKESPIDIILLAGGTDGGNKECIIHNARLIVEHNIKKPIVVAGNKAAADEIEKIFSEARMDYYLADNVMPKINKLNVEPAREEIRKVFMNKIIEAKGMKKAESFISGILMPTPAAVLKAAEVLSEGTDEEEGIGDLIIVDIGGATTDIHSIGKGDPSKPGVLLKGLEDPIAKRTVEGDLGMRYSAISLLEAAGTRKIRNYLNDIDKKWDVKGMCSYRHDHIKMVPKSEEEILFDEAMAKVATELSMTRHCGVLECIYTPMGTMFNQTGKDLLNAPYIIGTGGVIVHSKNPKEILEAGKFNPAEPIYLKPENPKFMVDKTYILSSMGLLAQKEPDLAIKIMKKYLIEV; encoded by the coding sequence ATGAAATGTTATCTTACAATTGACTTTGGAAGTACATATACAAAGCTAACAGCTATAGATTTAGTAGGAGAAAAGATTGTAGCGACTGCTAAAGATATAACAACTGTAGAAGATGATATAATGATTGGATTTGACAAAGCTTATAATAAATTAGTAAAACAAATAGAAAAAGAAATTCCAATATCTCAAGTTGAATTTGTTGATAAAATAGCATGTTCATCTGCAGCTGGTGGACTTAAAATGGTTGCAATTGGATTAGTTCCAGAACTAACTGCTGAGGCGGCCAAAAAGGCAGCTTTAGGTGCAGGAGCAAGAGTTATGAAAACATATTCATATGAATTAAATTCTCGAGAGATGGAAGAAATAAAAGAGTCACCAATTGATATAATCTTGTTAGCTGGAGGAACAGATGGTGGAAATAAAGAATGTATAATTCATAATGCTAGATTAATTGTGGAGCACAATATAAAAAAACCAATTGTTGTAGCAGGAAATAAAGCTGCAGCAGATGAAATAGAAAAAATTTTTTCTGAGGCGAGAATGGATTATTATTTAGCTGATAATGTAATGCCTAAAATTAATAAGCTTAATGTTGAACCAGCTCGTGAAGAAATAAGAAAAGTTTTTATGAATAAAATAATAGAAGCTAAAGGAATGAAAAAAGCAGAGAGTTTTATAAGTGGAATATTAATGCCAACACCTGCAGCTGTGTTAAAAGCAGCAGAAGTTTTATCAGAAGGAACGGATGAAGAAGAAGGCATCGGTGATTTGATAATTGTAGATATAGGGGGGGCAACAACAGATATTCATTCTATAGGTAAAGGAGATCCTTCTAAACCAGGAGTTCTATTAAAGGGATTAGAAGATCCAATTGCTAAAAGAACAGTAGAAGGAGATTTAGGAATGAGATACTCTGCAATCTCTTTGCTTGAAGCGGCAGGAACTAGAAAAATTAGAAACTATTTAAATGATATAGATAAAAAGTGGGATGTAAAAGGAATGTGTAGCTATAGACATGATCATATAAAAATGGTTCCAAAATCAGAAGAGGAAATATTATTTGATGAAGCTATGGCAAAAGTTGCGACAGAACTTTCTATGACAAGACATTGTGGAGTTTTAGAATGTATATATACTCCGATGGGAACTATGTTTAATCAGACAGGGAAAGATCTTTTAAATGCTCCTTATATAATAGGAACAGGTGGAGTTATTGTTCATAGTAAAAATCCAAAAGAAATTTTAGAAGCTGGAAAATTTAATCCAGCAGAACCAATATATTTAAAACCAGAAAATCCAAAATTTATGGTAGATAAAACATATATTTTGTCTTCGATGGGATTGCTAGCTCAAAAAGAACCAGATTTAGCAATAAAAATAATGAAAAAATATTTGATTGAAGTATAG
- the glmS gene encoding methylaspartate mutase subunit S — protein sequence MKNGKKVVIGVIGSDCHAVGNKIIHHVLETNGFEVINIGVLSPQIDFINAAVETEADAIIVSSLYGHGELDCQGMREKCEEAGLKDILLYVGGNIVVGKQEWSDVEARFKAMGFNRVYRPGTPIEVTTEDLKADLGI from the coding sequence ATGAAAAATGGAAAAAAAGTAGTGATTGGTGTAATTGGTTCTGATTGTCATGCAGTAGGAAATAAAATTATTCACCACGTTTTAGAAACTAATGGCTTTGAAGTTATAAATATAGGTGTTTTATCACCGCAAATTGATTTTATAAATGCTGCTGTTGAAACAGAAGCGGATGCGATAATAGTATCGTCTCTATATGGGCATGGAGAATTAGATTGCCAGGGTATGAGAGAGAAATGCGAAGAGGCAGGATTAAAAGATATTTTACTTTATGTGGGAGGAAATATCGTTGTAGGAAAGCAAGAATGGTCAGATGTAGAAGCTAGATTTAAGGCGATGGGATTTAATAGGGTTTATAGACCAGGAACACCTATTGAAGTTACGACAGAGGACTTGAAAGCAGACTTAGGAATTTAG
- a CDS encoding ribosome maturation factor RimP has product MEETLLKIEKVVIPAVEKRGVDLVDLEYIQEGGYLYVRIFIEKIDGDITLQDCGALSSDIDEAIDALIPHKFFLEVSSPGVERPLKKESDFIRFNGEKIKVSLKHKLNDNKNFEGIIEDFKNEVLYLKIKDMTLEIPFKEIKKANIVFDFSDI; this is encoded by the coding sequence ATGGAAGAGACTCTTTTAAAGATAGAAAAAGTTGTTATTCCAGCTGTTGAGAAAAGAGGCGTGGATTTAGTTGATTTAGAATACATCCAAGAGGGTGGTTATTTATACGTGCGTATATTTATTGAGAAAATTGATGGTGATATCACTCTTCAAGATTGTGGTGCACTTAGTAGTGATATCGATGAAGCTATTGATGCTTTAATTCCACACAAATTTTTCTTAGAGGTTTCTTCTCCTGGTGTTGAAAGACCTTTAAAAAAAGAAAGCGACTTTATTAGATTTAACGGTGAAAAAATTAAAGTTAGCTTAAAGCATAAGCTTAATGATAATAAAAATTTTGAAGGTATTATTGAAGATTTTAAAAACGAAGTACTTTATTTAAAAATAAAAGATATGACTCTTGAAATCCCTTTTAAAGAGATTAAAAAAGCAAATATTGTCTTTGATTTTAGTGATATTTAA
- the nusA gene encoding transcription termination factor NusA encodes MKSKDGKIFLEALEQLEKEKGINKESLLEAVEQAMLAAYKKHYGEEENVEVEINRSTGEVKVFEIKTVVTTEDLYDAALEVSIEDAVEAGHKRAKLGDVIKLEVNCEEFRRNAIQNGKQIVIQKVREAERQNIFDKFKVKEHDIITGIIRRIDEKRNIFIEFDGCEAILTTAEQSPADVYRVGERIKVYVAEVEKTNKFPKIVISRKNEGLLKKLFELEIPEIAEGVIEIKSVAREAGSRAKVAVYSADENIDTVGACIGQKGLRIRNIVNELNGEKIDIVVWKEDVKEFVSAVLSPAKVISVEVLEEGATARVLVENSQLSLAIGKNGQNARLAAKLTGMRVDIKTVDSFNAEVENNTVVIDEEENA; translated from the coding sequence ATGAAAAGTAAGGATGGAAAAATCTTTTTAGAAGCTCTTGAGCAGCTTGAAAAAGAAAAAGGAATAAATAAAGAAAGTCTTCTAGAAGCTGTTGAGCAAGCTATGCTTGCTGCATATAAAAAACACTATGGAGAAGAAGAAAATGTTGAAGTAGAAATTAATAGATCAACTGGTGAGGTAAAAGTTTTTGAAATAAAAACAGTTGTTACCACTGAAGATTTATATGATGCTGCACTTGAAGTTTCTATTGAAGATGCTGTTGAAGCTGGACACAAAAGAGCTAAGTTAGGTGACGTTATCAAACTTGAAGTAAACTGTGAAGAATTTAGAAGAAATGCTATCCAAAACGGAAAGCAAATCGTTATTCAAAAAGTTAGGGAAGCTGAAAGACAAAATATTTTTGATAAATTCAAAGTAAAAGAACATGATATAATTACTGGTATAATAAGAAGAATTGATGAAAAAAGAAATATTTTCATCGAATTTGATGGTTGTGAAGCAATTTTAACAACGGCAGAGCAATCTCCTGCAGATGTTTATAGAGTAGGTGAAAGAATCAAGGTATACGTTGCTGAGGTTGAAAAAACAAACAAATTCCCTAAAATAGTAATATCTAGAAAAAATGAAGGATTACTAAAGAAATTATTCGAATTAGAAATTCCTGAAATTGCTGAAGGAGTAATTGAAATTAAATCTGTTGCTAGAGAAGCTGGTTCTAGAGCTAAAGTAGCAGTATACTCAGCTGATGAGAATATTGATACTGTTGGTGCTTGTATCGGACAAAAAGGATTAAGAATTAGAAATATCGTTAATGAATTAAATGGAGAAAAAATTGATATCGTTGTTTGGAAAGAGGATGTTAAAGAGTTTGTTTCTGCAGTTCTTAGTCCAGCTAAAGTTATCAGTGTTGAAGTTCTTGAAGAAGGAGCTACTGCTAGAGTTTTAGTTGAAAATTCTCAACTTTCATTAGCAATCGGTAAAAATGGACAAAATGCTAGACTTGCAGCTAAATTAACTGGTATGAGAGTTGATATTAAAACAGTTGATTCTTTTAATGCTGAAGTGGAAAATAACACTGTTGTTATAGATGAGGAAGAAAATGCTTAA
- a CDS encoding DUF448 domain-containing protein, with protein MLNHAPERTCVVCREKKNKADLFRIAKINENNYSFDEKQKIQARSIYVCKTHECIKRISKNKKYSLKIEDLLAMVNLLKKQSKDYLNILKAMKNSEHLTFGINMVMEEIQHIHFLIIAEDISEKNDKKLIAKAKELNIPYAHFGDKAQLGDIFNKDEINVIAIKSKKVARGLID; from the coding sequence ATGCTTAATCACGCTCCAGAAAGAACTTGTGTAGTTTGTAGAGAAAAGAAAAATAAAGCGGATCTTTTTAGAATCGCAAAAATAAATGAAAACAACTATTCATTTGATGAAAAGCAAAAAATTCAAGCTAGATCAATCTATGTTTGTAAAACGCATGAATGTATTAAAAGAATTTCAAAAAATAAAAAATATAGCCTAAAAATAGAAGATTTATTAGCGATGGTAAATCTTTTAAAAAAACAATCTAAAGATTATTTAAATATTTTAAAGGCAATGAAAAACTCTGAGCACTTAACATTTGGTATAAATATGGTTATGGAAGAGATTCAACATATTCACTTCCTAATAATTGCAGAAGATATCAGTGAAAAAAACGATAAGAAATTAATTGCAAAAGCTAAGGAATTAAATATTCCTTATGCTCATTTTGGAGATAAAGCACAACTTGGTGACATCTTTAATAAAGACGAAATCAATGTTATTGCTATAAAAAGCAAAAAAGTTGCAAGAGGATTGATCGATTAG
- the rbfA gene encoding 30S ribosome-binding factor RbfA, giving the protein MNKKRLAAIEKEVSRVISKSLFEEVKNPKLKKAMVSVTSVRVTEDLKFADLYFSIMPVAGQTVNKNEVLEGLNEIKGFLRKRVSEELALRYTPEMRIKLDDTIEHAIKISQLLDSLKG; this is encoded by the coding sequence ATGAATAAAAAAAGATTAGCTGCAATAGAAAAAGAGGTTTCAAGGGTTATTTCTAAATCTCTTTTTGAAGAAGTTAAAAATCCAAAATTAAAAAAAGCTATGGTTTCTGTAACTAGTGTTAGAGTAACTGAAGATTTAAAATTTGCAGATTTATACTTTAGCATTATGCCTGTAGCTGGGCAAACAGTTAACAAAAATGAAGTTTTAGAAGGATTAAATGAAATAAAAGGTTTTCTTAGAAAAAGAGTATCTGAAGAACTAGCCTTAAGATATACTCCTGAAATGAGAATAAAACTGGATGATACAATAGAGCACGCTATTAAAATATCCCAGTTACTTGATAGCTTAAAAGGATAA
- the recJ gene encoding single-stranded-DNA-specific exonuclease RecJ yields the protein MHWEYKAVSENLIETKASQWNVSKFLATLLLKKGFLEKEEVDNFLNPSIKKFRNPFDFEMMENVVEKIVTAKNNNQKLFIYGDYDVDGITAAIFLVLAFREIGIDIDYYIPNRMDEGYGLDKKTIDFIHENSGKLVITVDTGVNSHEDVEYARSLGIDVIVTDHHKSVKDEEEDNILFINPKLSDNYKFKYLAGAGVALKVAQGVYSYLNEDFSKLYQFMDVIMIGTVADVVPMFDENRIIISKGLETLKTTKIKGLVYLMKYLKLYNKDISTTDISYFVSPLINSLGRLGNSKLGADFFMKTDDFEIYNIIEEMKKANKQRRELERMIFDEANKMIQQKIDIDKIDLKYIFVASERWHPGVIGVVASRLSVKYNLPVAMISLKDGIAKASCRSIPGVNIFNILKLIEDKLIRFGGHDLAAGFIADEKNLPEIELLFQREIQVHEHNINQPKFLEIDLELPIDKINKNNISDIKKLGPFGLENKHPYFLDRGVKIIDTKFFGIENRHFNGFLLKNGKTYPLVAFDLSSKLHKNSKDMLYDIVYYPEKIINRGEEYYQFRLKDLKSHKI from the coding sequence ATGCACTGGGAATATAAAGCAGTATCTGAAAATCTTATTGAAACTAAGGCTAGTCAATGGAACGTTTCTAAATTTTTAGCTACTTTACTTTTAAAAAAGGGCTTTTTAGAAAAAGAGGAAGTAGATAATTTTCTTAATCCATCTATAAAAAAATTTCGAAATCCTTTTGATTTTGAAATGATGGAAAATGTTGTAGAAAAAATAGTTACGGCTAAAAATAATAATCAAAAATTATTTATCTACGGTGACTACGATGTGGATGGAATAACTGCCGCTATCTTCCTTGTATTAGCTTTCAGAGAGATTGGAATTGATATTGATTACTATATTCCTAATAGAATGGATGAAGGATATGGTCTTGATAAAAAAACTATTGATTTTATTCACGAAAATTCTGGAAAACTAGTAATTACTGTGGATACAGGTGTTAACTCTCACGAAGATGTCGAATATGCTCGTAGTCTTGGAATTGATGTTATTGTTACTGATCATCATAAAAGTGTTAAGGATGAAGAAGAGGATAATATCCTCTTCATTAATCCAAAACTTAGCGATAATTATAAATTTAAATATCTCGCAGGAGCTGGAGTTGCTCTAAAAGTTGCACAAGGAGTTTACTCATATCTTAACGAAGATTTCTCTAAATTATACCAATTCATGGATGTTATTATGATTGGAACTGTTGCTGATGTTGTTCCTATGTTTGATGAAAATAGAATTATTATTAGTAAAGGACTTGAAACTCTTAAAACAACAAAAATTAAGGGTTTGGTTTACCTTATGAAATATTTAAAACTATACAATAAAGATATCAGTACAACAGATATTAGTTATTTCGTTTCACCTTTAATTAATTCTTTAGGTAGACTTGGAAATTCAAAATTAGGAGCAGATTTCTTTATGAAAACTGATGATTTTGAGATTTACAATATTATTGAAGAAATGAAAAAAGCTAATAAACAAAGAAGAGAGCTTGAAAGAATGATATTCGATGAAGCTAATAAAATGATTCAACAAAAAATTGATATAGATAAAATTGATTTAAAATATATTTTCGTAGCATCTGAAAGATGGCATCCTGGTGTTATTGGTGTTGTAGCTTCTAGATTAAGTGTTAAATATAACTTACCTGTTGCTATGATATCGTTAAAAGATGGAATTGCCAAAGCTTCATGTAGAAGTATTCCTGGTGTAAATATTTTCAATATCTTAAAACTTATTGAAGATAAATTGATTCGTTTTGGAGGTCATGATTTGGCTGCTGGATTTATAGCAGATGAAAAGAACCTTCCTGAAATAGAACTTTTATTTCAAAGAGAAATTCAAGTTCATGAACATAACATAAATCAACCTAAATTTTTAGAGATTGATTTAGAACTACCTATTGATAAAATCAATAAAAATAATATCAGTGATATTAAAAAATTAGGTCCCTTTGGCCTTGAAAATAAACATCCCTATTTTTTAGATAGAGGAGTTAAAATTATAGATACAAAATTTTTTGGTATTGAAAACAGACATTTTAATGGCTTTTTATTAAAAAATGGAAAAACCTATCCTCTTGTAGCGTTTGATTTAAGCTCAAAGTTACATAAAAACAGTAAGGATATGCTATATGATATTGTTTATTATCCTGAAAAAATTATAAATCGTGGAGAGGAATATTATCAATTTCGTTTAAAAGATCTTAAATCTCATAAGATTTAA
- the tig gene encoding trigger factor, translating into MKHELKKIEHSAVEIKVTLTAEELSPIKSEVIKTLATKVEVPGFRKGHAPLNKVEAAFADAIKEEVVESVLKANFEKIVAEEKITPVSFIYDLVADMKDTLEMTFKVDVYPEITLGEYKGLEVEKESFEMTDDLLNKEIENMLNAKSKLEDAPEGHKAEMGNTVDLAFEGFVDGVPFEGGKADSHQLKLGSKMFIDNFEDQLVGYTVGQEGDVNVTFPAEYHAEALAGKPATFKVKINSIKTLAKPELTEEFAKEAGFESVEDLKAKKTAEIVAREEARVKNNFVGKLIQKVVADSKVEVPKSMVVREVENRMAEMNQQLAMQGMDLDQYLKMTGMTKEQAFNQIAPMAHNKVQVDLVLEAIAKAENLEVTAEELNTKVEEIAKMYGMTKEQLEAELKKNSNLEEFNHSLKTEALAQKAVDVIVNNAK; encoded by the coding sequence ATGAAACACGAATTAAAAAAAATCGAACACTCAGCAGTTGAGATTAAAGTTACTTTAACAGCTGAAGAGTTATCACCAATTAAATCAGAGGTTATAAAAACTCTAGCTACTAAAGTAGAGGTTCCTGGATTTAGAAAAGGACATGCACCATTAAATAAAGTTGAAGCAGCTTTTGCTGATGCTATCAAAGAAGAGGTTGTTGAATCTGTTCTTAAAGCAAACTTTGAAAAAATCGTTGCTGAAGAGAAAATCACTCCAGTAAGTTTCATTTACGATCTTGTTGCTGATATGAAAGATACTCTTGAAATGACATTCAAAGTTGATGTTTATCCTGAGATTACTTTAGGAGAATACAAAGGTTTAGAAGTTGAAAAAGAATCTTTCGAAATGACAGATGATCTTTTAAATAAAGAGATTGAAAATATGTTAAATGCTAAATCAAAATTAGAGGATGCTCCTGAGGGACATAAAGCTGAAATGGGAAATACTGTTGATCTTGCTTTTGAAGGATTTGTAGATGGTGTTCCTTTTGAAGGTGGAAAAGCTGATTCTCACCAATTAAAATTAGGATCAAAAATGTTTATCGACAACTTTGAAGATCAATTAGTTGGTTACACTGTAGGACAAGAAGGAGATGTTAACGTAACTTTCCCTGCTGAGTACCATGCTGAAGCATTAGCTGGAAAACCTGCAACTTTTAAAGTAAAAATAAACTCTATTAAAACTTTAGCAAAACCTGAGTTAACTGAAGAGTTTGCTAAAGAAGCTGGATTTGAGTCTGTTGAAGATTTAAAAGCTAAGAAAACTGCTGAAATAGTTGCTAGAGAAGAAGCTAGAGTAAAAAATAACTTTGTTGGAAAATTAATCCAAAAAGTTGTTGCTGATTCTAAAGTAGAAGTTCCTAAATCTATGGTTGTTAGAGAAGTAGAAAATAGAATGGCTGAAATGAACCAACAATTAGCTATGCAAGGAATGGATCTTGATCAATATTTAAAAATGACAGGTATGACTAAAGAGCAAGCTTTTAACCAAATTGCTCCAATGGCTCATAATAAAGTTCAAGTTGACCTTGTTTTAGAAGCTATTGCTAAAGCTGAGAACCTAGAAGTTACAGCTGAAGAATTAAATACAAAAGTTGAAGAAATTGCTAAAATGTACGGTATGACTAAAGAGCAATTAGAGGCTGAATTAAAGAAAAATTCTAACCTTGAAGAATTCAACCACAGCTTAAAAACTGAAGCTTTAGCTCAGAAAGCTGTAGATGTTATCGTTAACAACGCAAAATAA
- the clpP gene encoding ATP-dependent Clp endopeptidase proteolytic subunit ClpP, producing the protein MYSPTVIENTGKGERAYDIYSRLLKDRIIFLGSEIDDQIANAIVAQLLFLEAEDPNKDIIMYINSPGGVITSGMAIYDTMNYIKPDVQTVCIGQAASMGALLLSAGAKGKRYSLENSRIMIHQPLGGAKGQATDIEIQAKEILRMKDLTSKILSKNTNKSIEEIVSATERDNFMSAEEAKEFGLIDHVFVK; encoded by the coding sequence ATGTACAGTCCAACAGTTATTGAAAACACAGGAAAAGGTGAAAGAGCCTATGACATCTACTCTAGACTTCTTAAGGATAGAATTATATTCTTAGGTAGTGAAATTGATGATCAAATAGCTAATGCAATTGTTGCTCAACTCCTATTTTTAGAAGCTGAAGATCCAAATAAAGATATAATTATGTATATAAATAGTCCTGGAGGTGTTATTACCTCTGGTATGGCAATCTATGATACTATGAATTACATCAAACCTGATGTGCAAACAGTTTGTATTGGACAAGCTGCTAGTATGGGAGCTTTATTACTTTCTGCTGGAGCTAAAGGGAAAAGATATTCTCTTGAAAATTCTAGAATTATGATTCATCAGCCTCTTGGTGGAGCAAAGGGACAAGCTACTGACATCGAGATTCAGGCTAAAGAAATTTTAAGAATGAAGGATTTAACTTCTAAAATTTTAAGCAAAAATACAAATAAATCAATTGAAGAGATTGTAAGTGCAACTGAAAGAGATAACTTTATGAGTGCTGAAGAAGCTAAAGAATTTGGTTTAATCGACCATGTTTTTGTTAAATAA